The nucleotide sequence AAGCCACCGTGCGGCAACTGCTGCCCGAGAGCTTCGTCAGCGTCGCCGGCGAGCAGGACCAGCACCTTACCGGCGTGCAGGCCGACGCCATCCTGTCGATGCAGCTCCAGCGCCTCACCGGCTTGGAGATCGAAAAACTTGCCGCCAACTACAGCGAAATGGTTGAGGAGATCGAGGGCTACGAGCGTCTGCTGGCCGACGACGCGATGCTGGTCGACGTGATCCGTGAAGACATCTATGAGATGAAGGAACGCTACGGCGACGACCGCCGCACCGAGATCGTCGGCGACGTCGAGGACATCGACATCGAGGACCTCATCGCCGAGGAAGACGTCGTCGTCACCGTCACGCACGACGGATACATCAAACGCCTGCCCGTCACGACCTACCGCCGCCAGGGACGCGGCGGCAAGGGCGTCATGGGCTCCGACGCCAAGGAAGGCGACTTCATCCAGCAGCTCTTCATCGCCAGCACGCACGATTATCTGCTGATCATCCTCAACGACGGCCGCATGCACTGGCTCAAGGTCTACGACATCCCGTCGATGGCCCGCACCAGCCGCGGCCGCGCCATCGTCAACCTGCTGGAAATGCAGGCCAACGAGAGCATCTGCGCCGTCGTGGCCGTGCGCGACTTCGAGGAGGACAAGTTCCTCGTCACCGCCACGCGGCACGGCGAGATCAAGAAGACCTCGCTCAAGGCCTACGCCAACCCGCGAAAGGGCGGCATCGTCGCCACCGGGCTGCAGGACGATGACCGCGTGATCGGCGCCGCCATCACCCACGGCGGCAATGAGATCGTGCTCGGCACCGCCGACGGGCAGGCCATCCGCTTTAACGAAGACGACGTGCGCCCCATGGGCCGAACCGCCGCCGGCGTGCGCGGCATCAAGCTGCGAGACGACGACCACGTGGTGGATATGGCCGTCGTCGAGCCGACCGCCTCGCTGCTGACGGTGTGCGAGAACGGCTACGGCAAGCGCACGGACTTTGATGAGTATCGCATCCAGGGCCGCGGCGGCAGCGGGATCATCAATATCAAGACCACCGACCGCAACGGCAAGGTCGTGGCGATGAAGTCCATCCGCGACAACGATGAGCTGATGCTCATCACCTCCGGCGGCATGATCGTCCGGACGGCAGTGAGCGAACTGCGGTCTATCGGCCGGGCCACCCAGGGCGTGCGCGTCATCGCCCTCAAGGCGGGCGAAAAGCTCGTCTCGGTCGCACAGGTCGTCGGCGAAGACTCGGCCCAGGGCGAACTGCCCCTCGACGCCGGCGAAGGCGAGCAGGCCCAACTGCCTTTGGGCGCGGCAGAAGATGACATTCTGCCCACCGAGCCGCCGGCGGAAGAAGAGCAGTAGCACGGGCATCTTGCCCGTGGCCGAAGAAAAGATTTGCCATAAAGATCACAAAGAACACAAAGGAAGGTAATCAGTAAGCAGTAATCGGTAAGCGGAAGTCCGTTTTGTTTCACCGATTACTTATGACCGATTACTCTCCTCTTTCTGTTCTTCGTGTTCTTTGTGATCTTTGTGGCGAGGTTGTTATCTTCAATTCGGATTTGCCGTCTATTTCGGTTTTCGAGATTCGAATTTCGGATTTGGTTTTCGCGAAAGGAGTCATTCATGGCCGCGACACTGGCGTGCATTGCAGGCGAAGAGGTCTACCGGCAGTGGCAGGCCGGCCATATTGCAGGCACTCAGCTCGGCCCGCGAAAGACCCCCTTCGGCAACAGCGGCGAGATCTTCCTGGTCGCGGCCGAGGGCACCGAGTTCTACCTGCTGCCGCGGTACGGCGCGGGCATGGACAAGACCGCCCCCTGCAAGATCAATAGCCGCGCCAACATGTACGCCCTGAAAGACCTGGGCGTCAACCGCGTGGTGGCCTGGGGGCCCGGCGGCACCATCACCCACAACATCGCCGTGGGCGACCTGGTGATCCTGACCGACCTGCTCGACCTGACGCACCGCCGAGAGGCGACCTTCTTTGAAGACAGCCCCCTGGGCTTCCTGCGACAGTTCCCCGTCTTCTGCCCCTCGCTGCGAAAAGCCGCCGGCGAGGCCCTGCACGCCATGCGCCTGGTCTTCCACGGTTCGGGCACAGCCGCCGTCTCCGAAGGCCCGCGACTCGAAACCCCCGCCGAGATCCGCATGCTCTCAGCCCTGGGCGCCGAGGTGGCTACCCACACCTTCGTGCCGGAAGTCTTCCTGGCCAAGGAACTGCAGATGTGCTACGCGGCCGTCTGCTACGTCGTCAACTACGCCGAAGGCGGCCTGCGCCACAAACCCTTCGCCCCCGGCACGCTCTTCGGCGGCCTGTCGAGCGAATCCGACCACGACCGTGTAGCCGGCGCCGTCAGCGCGATGACACAGACGATGGTCCGAATCGCTCATGCCGTAGATAAATCCCCGCCCGACTGCACCTGCGAAAAAACCATGCAGCACAACATCGAAGCCTACGGCCTCGACGCCGACTGGCACACGTGGTTTGGGAAATGAAAAGGCGGATCATTATCTCATTGCCTGCTGTTGCAGGCCTTTTGTTGCTGCTGGCGGCAATTGTGTGCGAGTTAGCGTCGTGCCACTACGCCGACGATTCGGGGTGGCATTTTCAGAACCCCCTGAAATTCAACTTGTATTTCTTTGGCGGAATCGTTTCTGCAGCCGGACTGGTGATAGTATCCCTGGC is from Planctomycetaceae bacterium and encodes:
- a CDS encoding MTAP family purine nucleoside phosphorylase, translating into MAATLACIAGEEVYRQWQAGHIAGTQLGPRKTPFGNSGEIFLVAAEGTEFYLLPRYGAGMDKTAPCKINSRANMYALKDLGVNRVVAWGPGGTITHNIAVGDLVILTDLLDLTHRREATFFEDSPLGFLRQFPVFCPSLRKAAGEALHAMRLVFHGSGTAAVSEGPRLETPAEIRMLSALGAEVATHTFVPEVFLAKELQMCYAAVCYVVNYAEGGLRHKPFAPGTLFGGLSSESDHDRVAGAVSAMTQTMVRIAHAVDKSPPDCTCEKTMQHNIEAYGLDADWHTWFGK